The Megachile rotundata isolate GNS110a chromosome 6, iyMegRotu1, whole genome shotgun sequence nucleotide sequence GGAACAGCTGGGAAAGCGTGTCTCTCGCGTAGCAAGACGGAGTCGATGTGGCAGACTCGAGCCGACAGACGTTTCCTTTCGGACGCGTTTTAATATCTCAAGCATTAATTTCTTTTTGCGGAAAACACGCTGTTCCCGTCGTTGCTTTGTCTTCGCGCACCTCTGCCCGTTTTCCCCTATCAGGCCACACTCGACACCCCCTTTCGGGTGTCTTTCGTCCTCCTCCGCGACGATTCGTCCTTACGCCGGATGACAAAATGACAAAGGAGTGGTCGCCCCGGGCCAGCGATATTACCGTTTCCGTTTCGGAACTATGCGAACCGTCTACACCCCTCTGGGCCGCGTATTACGGCCGAAAACGTCTCGTGATTGATTATGCTCGCCGTACTTTTGGCTCCTATACCACCACCCTCCGTGGGACGCGATTGATGGAGAGACTGCGAAAGGAATCGCTACCTCGGCAAACGATCGAGATGTCGTTAGCGGCTCTTTCAACGGGGATACGGCCGATTCAGAATTTCGTGAAAATTCTAACGAACTCGGTCGAACTTGCTTGGTTAACCCTCCTATTATGCGCGCGGAGCAACTTAACGCTCTATTCACCGTTGTTACCGTTTCTGCTCTAACTTTGTCGTCTTTCTTTGTGAATATCATCATCGGTGGAGCATCGATAGTTTGAAAGAATTTTTGCAAAACATTCGCTTTGCTGATGACGCAACTTCTGAAACGTCCTGTACGCGTTTCCACGAATACGATTATATGGTAACACCGTTAATACCGTTTTGCGCGATCCAGTGGCAAACATATTACAGCACACTCTAACACGGCAGAAGATTTAACCGCAACAATGTTACCTCGAGCGTAAATACTTGAGCGACTTCGATAAAACGGGTTCGTAACACGAACGAAGCCGATATAACGGAAACGCGTGACCTTCGCACGATGCAAATGGAAGCGCAGGATTTACATAACATTCAACAAGTGATCATCGGGGAATATCGCGGTTCATTTAGAAACTGCGACGAGTTACGCGGACAAGACAGCAGGGATGCGGCAACGGGGCAATCTCGAAATTCCCGCAACCACGGAAGAACAATCGTGCCGAAAAAACGGGTGCAGGGGCAAAGCACATTAAAGCGGACTTCATTAAGGTCCCCGTGGAAACGCGGACAACGAGCAAAAGAAGAGAAAGGAAAAAACGGACGAAACGAGAAGCGCAAAAAGGAAAAGCGCAGCGAGCCACTGCGAGGAGACTCGCGAGAGAGCGTAAAGGAAGATGGCGAGTGTTTATTTAGTTAAATGCCGCGTGTAATTGAGTGTAAGACTATTTTTGTTCGGCGACGAGGCGTCGGCGGTGGTCGCTAGGAAAAGGGCCAACTCCAGTGGCGGAAGAGCGAGCGGAAGAGCGAGCGAGCGAAGGCAACAATCCTCGCGCCGCTTTCCACGCTCGAGTTTTCCACCCCTTTTTCCGCGTGCTGGCAGCCACCTGATGGCTGGCTGGCACAAGGGCCCGCCGGGAATGAGATGCAGATTGCCAGAGGCCACTTCACCCGCTAGAGGGagtgaatttttaataacaccGTGCCCGTATCCGCGGTCCCGCGTAGAATCCCATTGTCTTGGCCGTGTCGTACGCGCTGGAAAAAGGACGAGCACGGACGCGGTGCGTACCGCGGACGAGTATTATTATGGGAGGAGGAATTGTCAGTGACAGGACGCGACTGAATCTACGGGAAACCACGGTGGTCCTTGTACTTTCCTCCTGGTACACCGGTTACGCGCTCGTAACGAGTCTTCCCTCCCACCGCAGCTTTAAAGTGCTCGACCTCGCGAGTTTTATCGTAatcgaacaatttttaaaaaatctgaaaaattatcTATTCGCTGTTGCAGATGAAACGCACGGAAAATCATGGACGAGTTAGCGACGAGAATGGCTCGACGTTGAACAAATTTCTGGAAAACGTTCTGAAAGCTCAGGATGATTTAAAATGGATAGATCATATCGTGCGCAATACTCATCGAACGAAAAATTGGGACAAGTGAGTCTTTCGTCGGTGAATTCTGTTCGAAGCTCCAAGTTAAATCTGTATTTTCCTATAAGATCACCCACTGGATCGAACAAGAACCTGGAACATCAAAATTTCGATGCGACTTCCTCGGGAGGGAAAGTACGCGACAAAAGAAGTTTTCTGTGGAGGACGAATCAAAAGAAATATAGTGATTTGTATCCTCCCGAACCACCTCAGAGAGTGTACATCGATAGCGATATGTCTGTTGAAAAAAATCTGGACCCCGATAACGCAGATACGTTTCAAAATGGGTATAGAATTTCCCATTTCTCGAGTCTTTACgagaaagaatttttatattaaacgcGACAACGTATGCTTTTTTCAGAATGAATGAAAAAGAGAACGGAAAGGATGTGACGGACGATCAATTACCAAAAGAGTGGTCCAATACGAAGGATATTTGTTCGCTGAACGATTGGTTGAACTCGAATAAGAATTTTAAAGGGGAACAGGATAAACGAGGAGATCGATGGATGCACGACTACGAATCCGATCAAGGAAATCAACTTAGTACGTATCATTAATCTCGACTTGCTTCGACGTCGTACAATTTTCACGATTTGTAAAAGATCCATTAAAAACGGACCCTCGAGTCAACGCGAGATACCAACGAGACGAAGCGAAGAAAGCGGAATCGCCGTCTTTGGAATCGCTTAAAGAAACTATACTCGAACTGAAGAAGAGTTTGAACGAAGACGAGAAGAGGGAGCACCAAGCAAGAGTAAAAGAGAAAGAGGACGTTAAAGAACGAAATACTCGAGCCAAGAATAAACACGAAAAACACGGAAAGGATACAGGTACTGGAACGTACTTTAATGAACTTCTTGTTTAGACTTCAGAGTTTCTAACTAAATACTCTTGTTGAGTATGATATCTTTAAGAATTAAAGGTAATGACATTTTTCTTGATTTTTCAATAGAATCTTGGTGGGACAGCTCAGAGCCGGAAGTGGCCGATTTAAAAAAGCGAGAACAAGATCCTGATGATTTCAGCGACAAGAATGTTCACCCAAATGCGTGGAGAAAGAAGAGGACCGAGGCTAATAACGACGACGATAGCCGAAAATTCTTCCACAGAGCGGGGTTTGGGGAGTCGTACCTTGAAGAGGAAGCTCTAAAAGCGCTTCATGACCGCAAAAGACGCAGCAAAGGAACCCCGACTGACGAGAAACATCAATCAAACGAATCTTGCGACGACAAAAACAATTTGTTAACCGACGAGAAAGATTCGTTAAAAACATCGAAGGAAATCGATTGCCACGATCTGGATGATCTCAACAAAAAAGAATCGAACGATTTGCAAACTAATTATGCGATCGAGCAAGGTAGCAAACCGACGAACAATTTTCCAGATACCTCGAGTTCCGTCTTCAACGGTAGAGGCTCGGGTGTGGCTGAAAATTGCGAGCAGGGTAATCGAATGGAAAATAAACTGACGAAGAACGAAGGAAAGGATTCTTTGAGAATGTTTAGGTCTAAACCGAACGAATTGCAGTCTGTTTCGGATCAAACTTCTACCCTGGACAAAGATGACAAGGAAGAAGAAGCGAAAACGCAACGAGACAAAGCGTTCGAATTTGCAGATCGTCCGTATCCAAATAACGATGGAATAAACACGGGTCAAAGAACCGAGGAATCCGACGAAAATCATGGGAAACTGTTGCCCGAGAAAAGGTCACCACAAGAGTCGGGGAATATTAATATTCTTCTGAAATCGGAGAAGAAAGATCTGATCAAATTTAGCAACGGCGGTCCCAACGAGAACTCGGGAATTAAAGGTGAACGACAGCCGTACGTGTTCAACAGATTCGATATTAGGAAGAAAATGTACATGGAGAACGAAGAGAAGCCTGGAAAATCAGTGGCCACGGTGTATAACGTGAAAATCGAGAAAGCACAGGTCGATGCGCCTGTCAAGGATAAAAGCAAACGGGAAGGGTCGGAAAGGGAAAAGCAAAGTCCGTTTAGTTCACTCAATTTTGGGAAAGATAAGGCCGACGAATTTGATGAAAACAAGCACGGCTTAATGAGTGATATGAATGAGAGAAACGTTGATGAAGGAAGAATCGAAAATTCTGTCGAGATTAACAAAGGATCAACGGAGAGAAGCGAAGGAACGCAAAACTGGTACAAGAATCATAATCAGTTTAGTACGATATACAAAAATTCAGCGGAGAAGGATCAACTTGAAAACAAAGAAGAAAACTtgaatgataaaaaaataaaagaagcgtCTGTTCGAGATTCTAATGATAAAATAAACGATGCAAGTAATCTTGCCGACAAGTCAACTGAACACGAAGAGAAGAATAAAAGGAAGTACACGCAGATAGTGATAGTGCCCGATGGTTTGGATGATCGGAAGCTAAGCGACATGTACGGTCAGAGAAGAATACTTCAGTACATGGAATACTCGGACGACGACATCGAAGACGCTGACGCGAGTTACAGCGACAAGGAGGAGGAAAGTCAACGTCAAGATATTGCTGGTAAgtgaaaatgtttatttttaccgGAAAGTCTTTCATAAACTTGAACTGTTTTTAGAAAAAAGTGACGCGCCATCGAAACGGAGAGAACGATCCGCTGTAAGCCAGAAAGAAAGGGCGAAAGTGAACGTACTGATTAAACAGAAGCTGGATAAGAAGAAGCAAAATCTTCGCGGTACCATGAGGAAAAGACGCAATCCAGTAAGCGTGATCGAGTATTACGATTACGATAGCGATAACGAGCAACCGGAACACGAGACCGATGAACAAGAACGAATTAAAACTAGTTATGACAAGAACCCTATCGAATCCGATTTGGTACTCGGTAATGTTCACTTCCCCGTCATCGACAAATCTTACTAGTACTTTATACGCTATCCGATCAAACATTTGCACATTACATTACGAGTATCAGCGCGAATTTTTTAGCGAAAAGAACGATTCGTTTTTGACTTTCTATGATCGCATCAGCGGACACCGAAGTCAAGCATACTCTCATACCGCCCGCCACGAAAAAGGACGAGCACGAGGCAGAGATGCGCAAGCAGGAGAAACTAAACAAGAAACTACCGAAACAGCAATTCATCGTATCCGGTACTGAATCTCGGCCTAAAAACGTGACAGAGAAAATGGAGGAAGGACTTGCACGTTACTCGACGGAAGGCTCCTCTCTCGTGAGCCAACAGATACAGTCGGGAAGATTAAATCAAGGTGAAGACAACGTGAACGCCATTAGTCGCGGGAGGTCAGCAGTAAATTCTCGAACGATAACGCATGAACGTATATAGGATGTGCCCGCGGCAACTAAGAGTGTATCAAAGATCGTATTATGATACTAGAAGGCTCTCGACGCGAACGAGTTAATTTTAAGACTAATCAAGCTGAATCAACAGGTTAAATCAACCGATCTCGGAAAGGGAAGATAAATTCTTGGAGGGTGGTTCGAAGGATTCAGCAACGTACGTCTTCAACAAGGACCAGCAGTCGAATCCCGACATGATCGATGAGTTTTTAGAGGATATTCAATCGATGGATGAGAAGTATGTGCCTCCTCTTTTATCGAtatctaaattattattttgaacaACCATTTTGCAGAAACGACAAAGTGTCCAACAATTTTGAACCGCTGTACGAAGAGTTGAAAAAAATATACGATTGGAATCAGGACGACTCGCACAGCAAACCAAGAATTAAAGGCGATCACAGAATGTATTACGGGGCCAACGATAAATTAGATCCAACGAACAAGATGTCCGAATCGTACACGGGTCAAATCGAGCTTCCAGAGACTCAAGGTGTGGCTGAAACGTTTAATAATGTTAACATTTTAAGTGCCATTAGCTATGTACAAGGTTTTGCTAAATACTCGAAAGTTTATCCGATCGAATCGTAGTTAAATATCGTCAAATTAATACCgagaatattttgcaattttagcgTGGCACTGAAAGTGTTAACTAATCTACTCGAATCAATTTTAAATCCGTATCACGTCGACCACGATCAACTTTGCGGTTCAGCTTCTAGCCCGAACTTATTGCCTCTTTTGCTCGTTTACGATGGATCAGGAAGAGCAATAGGCGCGAAAACCGACTCGTCCGATTATCCCGAGTGCGCATCGACGTGCAACGTTTCTGGAAGTAATTATTTAGCCCTCAAAAGGACGGACGATATGTTTAAAGGCGGTTCGGAGCAAAGCAACAACACTGAGCAGAAATTACGAGAACCAGGTTCTATCGGTACGGCCGTTGAATGGCGAGAGCAAAAAGTACGAAAGAAAACACCTAAAGAGTAAACCTAAGCATTTCCAATAAATTATTACCTCGACTTACCTCCTTTCGCTCTATAAACCTTGAATCGGTCAGGTGAGCGGAGTGAGTAACGACGCGCCCCCAGAAAAAGATGCCAGGAGCTGGTCATTAACGGGCCGCAGGCAATATATTGACACAGATTCTCGTTCTCCTTACGAAAATCGTAAATATCTGGAATCATGGTTGCCCAGGGAACGCGTCCAAAATATAGATCGCGAGAAACAGACGGTTATTAGCTCGGGAGACCTCCACGAATCTTTCGTGGAACCTTCGGATTGGATCGACGATTTCGACGAGGATATGAGGCCGAGATTGAGTCGAAGTTTGAAAACGATCGATCAAAAGAATCCTGAATCTTCGA carries:
- the LOC105662754 gene encoding uncharacterized protein LOC105662754 isoform X1; the protein is MIVPATDLPDRRHRTSLLICVIFVIVFPTLATTDAGKHEYGNTYEKKTEDNREFSENTKQSKHADENSKMKRTENHGRVSDENGSTLNKFLENVLKAQDDLKWIDHIVRNTHRTKNWDKSPTGSNKNLEHQNFDATSSGGKVRDKRSFLWRTNQKKYSDLYPPEPPQRVYIDSDMSVEKNLDPDNADTFQNGMNEKENGKDVTDDQLPKEWSNTKDICSLNDWLNSNKNFKGEQDKRGDRWMHDYESDQGNQLNPLKTDPRVNARYQRDEAKKAESPSLESLKETILELKKSLNEDEKREHQARVKEKEDVKERNTRAKNKHEKHGKDTESWWDSSEPEVADLKKREQDPDDFSDKNVHPNAWRKKRTEANNDDDSRKFFHRAGFGESYLEEEALKALHDRKRRSKGTPTDEKHQSNESCDDKNNLLTDEKDSLKTSKEIDCHDLDDLNKKESNDLQTNYAIEQGSKPTNNFPDTSSSVFNGRGSGVAENCEQGNRMENKLTKNEGKDSLRMFRSKPNELQSVSDQTSTLDKDDKEEEAKTQRDKAFEFADRPYPNNDGINTGQRTEESDENHGKLLPEKRSPQESGNINILLKSEKKDLIKFSNGGPNENSGIKGERQPYVFNRFDIRKKMYMENEEKPGKSVATVYNVKIEKAQVDAPVKDKSKREGSEREKQSPFSSLNFGKDKADEFDENKHGLMSDMNERNVDEGRIENSVEINKGSTERSEGTQNWYKNHNQFSTIYKNSAEKDQLENKEENLNDKKIKEASVRDSNDKINDASNLADKSTEHEEKNKRKYTQIVIVPDGLDDRKLSDMYGQRRILQYMEYSDDDIEDADASYSDKEEESQRQDIAEKSDAPSKRRERSAVSQKERAKVNVLIKQKLDKKKQNLRGTMRKRRNPVSVIEYYDYDSDNEQPEHETDEQERIKTSYDKNPIESDLVLADTEVKHTLIPPATKKDEHEAEMRKQEKLNKKLPKQQFIVSGTESRPKNVTEKMEEGLARYSTEGSSLVSQQIQSGRLNQGEDNVNAISRGRLNQPISEREDKFLEGGSKDSATYVFNKDQQSNPDMIDEFLEDIQSMDEKNDKVSNNFEPLYEELKKIYDWNQDDSHSKPRIKGDHRMYYGANDKLDPTNKMSESYTGQIELPETQASSPNLLPLLLVYDGSGRAIGAKTDSSDYPECASTCNVSGSNYLALKRTDDMFKGGSEQSNNTEQKLREPGSIGTAVEWREQKVSGVSNDAPPEKDARSWSLTGRRQYIDTDSRSPYENRKYLESWLPRERVQNIDREKQTVISSGDLHESFVEPSDWIDDFDEDMRPRLSRSLKTIDQKNPESSTNKMAQDGPVTKVKDGVKGTSTLITERNLLNVSTEISKVQDSTMKTMSTVEDSRLSLRYPSLDLRDLFNKPNDRVKRQIQLPYDTYYDDKQSPDSEKLDYYEYSKNQDETNDRVSEPNEEIAIEDENDGKVARGASSKKKKQHRKRKHRHSDEKKGKKKSHAKKSKYSGNSNRRRRHPKKHSNDLKTKHEHDHKKHKKRVPKTGNLKKSNVDDKVHGIKEFSVNERKTRRNKMDSEHAMNIDSEAQRKISSLLSIDNVEDESQMGSALHGELAGKIVDHIFEQVQKNEDLKLSLGPGLYQKHKTGETVSANKAYRQALDDDEMNHATELLNKIMLLLNRLIFDEVQRKTCVSLSPDLTEFLDWILDVNPRRNSMEQPASLPVVHAMDVPHHFPKDKFLFRDSTSNEMGDEFNELRRKLQLVEKLINEYRTLSEKEKTKVQSVHDYLSNQLDRLLEFVQAIEKEKLEFPTKAAKGKSGMILQYQGGMTNTSNGGHSMRPNMASPSPNVSNSLKAKNERLLADEDFYEDGLDSFRKRRRTIRSLDKQSKPRKKHRKRGKRKKKHRKRHKGGNAIDQLPHKDTVHNAMTSRQKREYLDKEFRDSFESEYEEPLIYSSMDFENVESKSRDDRTKGSLKDEDDKKIFGSNDEVKKKEIQKRIDSFDTSSGKSNLVHGELDSNTKSKIIDEKHRTDAQLEEEPITGKDQLEDEILLLNKRQSWKRQNEEQLEELAFGEDMRKGLKEKELFEKLTGIDKEISSSVSATTKKDANEENLKCLKDCTKNDRSGNNNLSDENKLRMLEEKINVYSDNK